The proteins below come from a single Tribolium castaneum strain GA2 chromosome 9, icTriCast1.1, whole genome shotgun sequence genomic window:
- the LOC662506 gene encoding juvenile hormone esterase-like has protein sequence MKIHQCTVSTFLPSILVLFFVNFGFTQDAPIIKLPNGLIKGRVGQTIAKRPYWAYQKIPFATPPLGDLRFAAPVPSKNWDGVLETTKYDVICYQITSDSDLESEDCLYLNVYTPTDPSNKTNRGLPVMFFIYGGGFIEGNCFDYVYGPEYLLDRGVIVVCANYRVGPFGFLSTGDMTVPGNNGLKDQLLALQWTHDNIHLFGGDPTKVTIFGQSAGSASVAYHLLHTQSQGLFRAVICESGSFLSPWAYQRNARNYAFTTAGLIDEVVGKSNDSQTLLDFLRSVSAKELDQASYKLSLTEAHKNRQILQGFFFAPVIEPKHDGAFISQKMYVQLKKGDFIRVPTLMGFNSEENIFHTYLKLWFESALNTYDKNIDWLVPNDMRINDSEKRKQVGIKIRDIYTNGSDLLENGPSSVRYYSDTSYTRPIRKHAEIQSQFSDVFFYQFSYDGKLGNWSFTVKGAENVSHGEDNCYIWRKYDDYYDNSDLCRFPLPDRITQYRIQTIWTNFAKYLNPTPKKSKLLQNITWPKFDSKAQYVDILKNLEIKSEPKKETYDQWIELYDSLGYDDFDTY, from the exons ATGAAAATCCATCAGTGTACCGTTTCCACCTTCTTACCCTCAATTTTAGTGttgttttttgtgaattttgga TTCACACAGGATGCGCCCATTATCAAATTACCAAACGGACTTATTAAAGGGCGTGTAGGTCAAACCATAGCCAAACGGCCTTACTGGGCATACCAGAAAAtaccttttgcaacaccacctcttGGTGATTTACGATTTGCAGCACCTGTTCCCTCAAAAAATTGGGATGGGGTTTTGGAGACCACGAAATATGATGTTATTTGTTACCAAATCACCAGTGATTCGGATTTAGAGTCGGAAGATTGTCTTTATTTAAATGTGTACACTCCGACA GACccttcaaataaaacaaaccggGGACTTCCAGTTATGTTCTTTATTTATGGGGGAGGTTTTATTGAAGGAAATTGTTTTGACTATGTGTACGGTCCTGAATATTTACTAGATCGAGGTGTGATAGTCGTTTGTGCtaattatagagttggaccTTTCG GTTTTCTTTCGACAGGCGATATGACAGTCCCTGGAAATAACGGTCTCAAAGACCAGCTTTTAGCCTTGCAGTGGACCCACGACAATATTCACCTTTTCGGTGGTGATCCAAcaaaagtaacaatttttggGCAAAGTGCCGGGTCTGCATCGGTCGCCTACCACCTCTTACACACACAGTCTCAAG gGTTATTCCGGGCCGTTATTTGCGAAAGTGGTTCTTTCTTGAGTCCTTGGGCTTACCAAAGAAATGCCAGAAATTATGCTTTCACCACAGCTGGTCTAATAGACGAAGTTGTTGGTAAATCGAACGATTCTCAAACTTTACTCGACTTCTTGCGAAGTGTTAGTGCCAAAGAACTGGACCAAGCTTCATACAAACTTAGTTTAACA GAGGCTCACAAAAATAGGCAAATTCTTCAAGGGTTTTTCTTCGCACCTGTTATTGAGCCAAAGCATGATGGGGCGTtcattagtcaaaaaatgtaCGTCCAGTTGAAGAAAGGTGATTTTATTAGGGTCCCAACTTTGATGGGTTTTAattcagaggagaatatttttcatacttatt TGAAATTGTGGTTTGAAAGTGCGTTAAACACATATGATAAAAATATAGACTGGTTAGTGCCTAATGATATGAGGATCAATGATTcggaaaaacgaaaacaagTGGGAATTAAGATTAGAGATATTTACACTAATGGAAGCGATTTACTTGAAAATGGACCTTCCTCAGTCAgg tattaCAGCGATACTTCCTACACTAGGCCTATCAGGAAGCATGCAGAAATTCAGTCGCAATTCAgcgatgtttttttttatcaattctcTTATGACGGAAAATTGGGAAATTGGTCATTTACAGTGAAAG gCGCTGAGAATGTTTCACATGGCGAGGACAATTGTTACATTTGGCGAAAATACGACGATTATTACGACAATTCAGATTTATGTCGTTTTCCACTACCTGACCGAATAACACAGTATCGCATTCAAACAATATGGaccaattttgcaaaatattt GAACCCTACACCAAAGAAAAGCAAGTTGCTTCAAAACATAACATGGCCAAAATTTGACTCGAAAGCACAATATGtggatattttgaaaaatttggaaattaagAGTGAGCCCAAAAAAGAAACTTACGACCAATGGATTGAATTGTACGATAGTCTGGGATACGACGATTTTGACACTtattaa